Sequence from the bacterium genome:
TATTTGAGCGTGAGTGTTCAATTCAGAGAAGGTATCAGAAGGTAGTGGAAGAGACTCCATCGCAAGCACTTACTCCTGAGCTTAGGGAAAAAATGGGTGAAGTAGCTAAAAAGGTGATAAAAGTGGCTGGCTATACAAATGCGGGGACAGTTGAATTCTTACTTGATGAGAATAAGAATTTCTACTTCCTTGAAGTAAATGCAAGGCTTCAAGTTGAACACCCAATAACTGAGTTAACTACAGGTGTAGATTTAGTTAAACAGCAAATTTTAATTGCGGGGGGTGAGAAATTAACTCTTAAACAAGAGAATTTAGCACAGCGTGGTCATGCTATAGAGGCACGAATTTATGCTGAAGATGCTGAAACTGATTTTCTGCCATCACCTGGCAAAATCCATTTCCTTAAAGAGCCACAGGGACCTGGTGTAAGAGTGGATTCTGGTATATACTCTGGGTGTGAAGTTTCGCCCTATTATGACCCAATCCTATCTAAACTTATTGTCTGGGCAGAGACACGTGAATTTGCACGTAGGCGGTTAGTGCAGGCATTAAAAGGGTATGTAATTTTAGGAATAAAGACGACTATTCCATTCCTAATTGATGTTATAGAACACCCTAAATTTATAAAGACTGAGACGACTTCTTCACCATGGCAAGAGATAGGAGAATGGGAAATGTGTTCTCATTGAGGCAAATAGAGTTCAATTGATGTAGACAGATGAAACTTAGTCTTAATCAATGAAAATGGAGTGTAGATTTGTCTATTTGGGTAAGAGTTATAAGGTGAATGTTGATAGGCAGGGGCACTTGTATCTTGTGAGTATAGAGAATAATAAACCTTTGACTGTTGAATTACTTGGTTCTACTCCAAATTGTTTTTCCTTCACTACGGACGGTAAAATGATAACTACATATATAACTCAAGAGGATGGGAAGACTTATGTATTTGTGGATGGCAAGTCTTTTGTTTTTGAGTTAGAGAAAGCTAAGTCAACTCAAAGAACTGTGTCAACTCAAATAGTCTCACCTATGCCTGGTACTTTGGTGAAGTTGCTTGTAGCACAGGGTGATAAAGTAGAGGCTGGTCAGACGCTTGCTATTGTTGAAGCGATGAAGATGGAGAACGAGTTAAAGGCATCAGTTGATGGAGTAGTAAAGCGTGTAAATTTTGCTGAAGGTGCTCAAGTAGATACA
This genomic interval carries:
- a CDS encoding acetyl-CoA carboxylase biotin carboxylase subunit, with the translated sequence MLNKVLIANRGEIAVRIIRACKELGISTVAVYSTIDKSALHTQLADESCCIGEPPPLESYLNMDVIIDTAKRVGADAIHPGYGFLAENPEFAKRCESAGVVFIGPTSKALSLVGDKVVSRNTMNKVGIPIIPGMHEVITSSYSKNIKELKEVASKVGYPVLVKASLGGGKGMRIVKNEKELENAISAGKREAMSAFGDDSVYLEKYIEKPHHVEFQVLADNFGNVVHVFERECSIQRRYQKVVEETPSQALTPELREKMGEVAKKVIKVAGYTNAGTVEFLLDENKNFYFLEVNARLQVEHPITELTTGVDLVKQQILIAGGEKLTLKQENLAQRGHAIEARIYAEDAETDFLPSPGKIHFLKEPQGPGVRVDSGIYSGCEVSPYYDPILSKLIVWAETREFARRRLVQALKGYVILGIKTTIPFLIDVIEHPKFIKTETTSSPWQEIGEWEMCSH
- a CDS encoding biotin/lipoyl-binding protein, giving the protein MECRFVYLGKSYKVNVDRQGHLYLVSIENNKPLTVELLGSTPNCFSFTTDGKMITTYITQEDGKTYVFVDGKSFVFELEKAKSTQRTVSTQIVSPMPGTLVKLLVAQGDKVEAGQTLAIVEAMKMENELKASVDGVVKRVNFAEGAQVDTLQPIVELEDGN